Part of the Quercus robur chromosome 5, dhQueRobu3.1, whole genome shotgun sequence genome, CCTATCAAGCTGTTTTCCTATGACTCCTAAACACTGGTTGGTATAGTTATTTTGCTCTATTACCTTCCTGACAACCGTTTCATCTGGGGTTGTGGCACACTTGAAGGGAGAGGCAATAACATCTACTTTTCTGTGTTTAAAGAGTATGGCTTCTTGgggaggatgactagacctaacaaTTTCTGGTTTGCTAGTACTTGGTGCATCCTTTTTAGGGAGTAGATTCCAGTTGGTCTTGGAAATGACACAGTTCTTTTTATGCCATTGgaaatgtttctcaaagtattcaaagaaaggataatcagcttttacctctttcatgaataacttccatttctccaaaacttcaaCCTTCTGTTCTCTGGTATGGTTGGCTCTATAGGCTTCTCTTTTAACTCTGTTCTCTTCAGAATTAAATTCCTTTTCAAGAGCGTCCATATCAGGGATGAACTCTTTTGTCAACATTAGGAGCTGATGATCGTATTCAGTTTCTTGCTGAATAGGATTTCTAAAGTCAGATCCTGATGGTGAGGGAGGTTTAAGACTGTCCTGACTGTTGCTGTCTTCTTCTTGATCAGCAACGGAGTTTTGTTTGGCTGTGTAACAAGGGGTTCTAACCTGGGAGTGGTCTTTGACACCTTGAAACTGTGGACTTAAGTCTCTTTTAGATGTAGGAGCTCGTGTTCTAGACGAACTACTATACTGGGATGCAGGCCTATCTTTTAAGAGGATAGTTGGCTGCCTAAGGGGTTGGCGTAGATCTACGGATCTAGACCTTGGTTCCTGGTATGTTTCCTGGTGCGGATCTAATGAGGATCTGGGCCTGGGTTCATCATACTCTAAAGGTGATCTAAACCTAGACTGGTCAAAGCTAAGTCTAACCGTTCCATCAGCTAACTGCTGGACATAATCTAGATCTGGATTCCTAACAGGATTCTGGATCTGTAGAGGATAATTTTCATTCTCTAAAGACCATTGTGCTGGGAATGTTATTTCAGACAATTCAGGGTTCTTGGTACCTGAACGGTGGATCTAACATCTGGGGTTTGGATAAGAGTGGTTTCACCTGCCTTTCTCTTATCAACTGCCTGGATGGACATGTTTGTCCTCATGCACTTATAATACACTCTGTATACAAGAGCAAGCTGCTTGGTTCCATGTAACACGAGGGTTCTATGGGTCTTGATGTTGAGAGTGAGGACCTTTAGGATGTGAGGGTCGTCAATCGCAACAGTGAGGTTTGGGAAACAGTCGAAGTGAATTGGACCGTTACTCAAACTGGATTCTATGGTTCCTAGGAGACTGTCATTAAATCTGATAAGACGGGTGTCTCTAAGTGCCATAAGGATCGAGTTGTTCAAACCTTCTCTGATCAATGGTTTTACTCCAACTTGGACAAGTCCTATGTGGAGGAATCTATGACCATTTTCCCTGTGAGCTTTCATGGCTGCAGGGGACAACAAATAACAAGTTTCATATTCCTTGTTAATGCTGTAAACTTGTTCTATAGTCCTAACATGGTAGTCCGTTCTGAAAGACTTTTTCAAGGACCATGACGAAGACTTATAGACTTGGTTTGTGGGAACTTTGGGTATGTTCCAATCTCCTAACTTCTGATCTAGATCTGAAAGCTGGTACGACTCCGAGTTGATTGTTCCATCTTCTTGTGGAATCTCAGGAGGGTTTGTACTGCTAGATCTAATGGAAGTGGAAGAGTCACTCCTTCTAAACATCCTATTTATCATTCTGGATTaaaagcctaagaaatcaattacaacctaGACTACCTTTATCTTCCAATTTCTGGATCTATCCTTAGATCTGAAACAGGGAGTGTATGGACACCTTCTGTAATATGTTACCACTTACCGCCCCTCGGACGCCTTTTGTGGTGTTTGCTACTACTAACGGCCGCTTGTCCTATTATTGGTGCTTACGTACCCTATCGCTCATACCCTCAACGCCTAACGCCCACCTGGCTAACGGCTCACACGGGACTTTACTGTTTGACGCGAGTTCACACTCAACCTCGGTACTCTAGACTTACTGGGCAGCAAACGGACACAAAACCGGAGCTTACTCCTAGACTTACAGGATAACATTTCTTCACAGAACTTGGCTTAGTACACATCTGCAACAAATTGTgggaaagaaacaaagacaagaagaaaaagataactGGGAGGCAAAGGATTAGCTTAAACAGGTAATCACAAGATAATAAACAATTTAAATGAACGGGAGGCTCagcctaccaccaaaagaaagaacagtAAACACTGACTAAGATGAAGTAGTAGATGAAAAATGCAACATATGGGAGTGGAAGTGCTATcagaaaatagatgtaaaacaaaataatgtttgttaGAGATAACATACTTCAAAGTAATGTATAATCAACTTGATtattactatataatttttactatattCATTGTCATATTTGTTGGTAAGACtatatatagtttttctttttatatttcatatttggaATTGAGTTTGattctaaaagaaaatatattatttttattaataaaacacGATGTTGTGAAGAACAAGAATCTAGctaaatagttatttttgtattatatatgtCATTCAAAAATATTAGACTACAATTTCAATGAATTTAccataatttataatttatattttgtcattattttttggaggaaaaaaatgACGTGATATTGTATATACAAATGTAACGataatttgagaaaaataaataattactatAAGATTCTTAAgaataaaccaaacataaaaatttCATATTCCTATGAATCTTATTAAATGCCTAAtcaaaccaaacataggaaCAATTAGATTATCAAGCATCTAAATTACTAGGCATCACTTCTCAATTGGATGCCAGTGGTAACATAGATTCCCGTAACATGTTGATATAATTATTGGTCCGATTAGAATTGATACTATCCCTATATTGGAGCTTGTATGTGTTTGAAGGCTTTTATTATTGTCCAATTTTACTTTGGGAATGGAAATTGTTTAGGTTTGGAGCAATGAGAAGTATGAGTGTGGAGCACAGGGTGATAGTGAACTCAGAGAGGGAATAGTTCTCTATTCCATTTTTCTTCCTACTAGCACTCTCCACCATGTTTAAGCCCTTGGAAGAGTTGACAAATGAGAAAAATCCTAATAAATATGAGCATACACTGGGTTGAGTTTATAAATATTAGAATGCGAagtaattttcaaaaacttgacaACTTGCAAATTAATCATTTCAAGATATCAGAGTAAGCTAGTTGGAGGTAGTATTATCTATTGGGACCAATAACCTTTAGAATTCAATAGAGTACTACTTTGTACACACAAATAAGCAATTCTACAATTAAACATGATTTAatcaattttccttttattgtaGAAGGTTagaaacacaaattttattattattaaaacaatatcattttcatAGAGAGCCTTGTGCCATAATACCACTAGCTTATTTACTACAAGCTATGGCTTATAAATTAGAATTCTCTCTCTGATTATAATACATTGCTAGTGAATCAATGTCCCATGCATTGAAAGTGGATTAAGAATATTTCTCAGCAATGCCTTGGAGATGAGACCAAAGCTCTATTGTCTTAGACATCATGACCATGTGATCTGATCCTTTGATCTCCACCACATCATTGGGTGGATTTCTCTCAATCATCCACAATTGAAAATCTCTCTTTATCGCCTTATCTTTTTCAGCTATGATGAAAACCCTTTTAACTGACCCATACTTCTTAGTAGACAGCATTAGCTGCTTTGACAGGTCTTCATCACTAAACAAACGCAATGGTCTCAACAACAAGGCAGCCAGTGTCAAATCCTACAACAAATTGCAACATAAAATGTTAGAGCACTTGTTTGAACATGATCAGAAGGTTGACATGTTAGTTTCAAGAAGaagttttggaaaagaaaatgcatTTCTTACCTCAATTGGACTAAGCGGGAACAAATCTAATGCCGAGTACAAGGGTCCGAAGATTAAAGTAGTTGGAGGGTTGTTTGGGCCTTGGCCATATGTAAAGTGATTGTCAAGCTGAGGGCCTTGTTGGCTCACTCTCTGTAATAATAAGATAAATCAgtgtcaaaagactcaaaactcAAAGAGTGGGGTTGGTGTTACAGGAGTGAAGTGCAAACTTATTTCTAAGGATCACATATCTGATATCACCAACTtaatagaggtttttttttttaagaagaaaattcaatagagtattcaaaaaatttaatagagTTGATCACTAACAACTATGAATTTCTAATCATGAAATTTGTATaggtaaatagtttttttttttttttctttctttctttcagaATCGGACaggtaaatattaattattagccAATTTCatagaaatatatttaataattatatgaTGAGATATTTTCTTAAGGGTaggtttagattttattttttatgatgggCAGGTCGAGATTATAGTAAAGCCAGGAGcctagaaaaaaattttccatcgtAAAATATTTTTGGCCCAGCTATAGCTTCAACAAGAGCTCATATTTGGGCATGGACATTGCACAATAGTTCAAATCTTGTGGTTAATATGCCGACTTGGGCCTGAATCTCAATGGTATTTTAAAGGGTAACGAATTTCGTTGGAGAGAAATTGCAAGTGTAATAGGGTTACCCTTACTTCTATTTgatctaattatattatattgaactttatcgttaaaaaaaaaaaatcatttgaaaaaaagttGCAAGGAGTACCATTTGATTGAGGGTGGAATAGTTGAGGGCCGGCCCAGGCATGTAGGCAGTGGCAAAAACAGCTACAGAAATCTTACTTGGAAAATATTCCATGGCTTGAGAAATTGCATACCCACCATAGCTATGACCAACAAGGATTACTCTTTCATGAAAAGGAAGAGCTTCCATGAAGTCCCTCAAAGGCTTGAAATAGTCAGAACTTGATTGGAGATCATTTGACTGCAGTGGGTTGATTCCAGAAGCGCCTAAGTCTAGTGCAGTGACATTGTGCCCTGAAGATTTTAACAGTGTCTCAAGCTTGTACCAAGACCAAGCTCCAAGGCATGCTCCATGAATTAGCATAAAGTGCTTGCCAGTTCTTGGTGGCTCCTCCTTAGTAGACTCAATTCCAAGAGATGAAAgcatgataaagaaagaaattagcATGAAATACTTCTTGCTCATCTCCATATTATGTTTTGCTCTTCCTATGGACACAAATTGTCTTAGCTTTTATGTAGTAGTTATAAAGAGGtaggttttgatcatgattcATGAACTTTCCAGTGGGCTAGTTTTCCCTCTATATAAACATGCAATTTGaccatataattttcttttccttttttttttttgaatttgacttTGAGATCTTCGAgaagaattttgaaaaacttgtcACAAAACAACACTTCTCAAATAGCTTTAACAAGTTCAAATGATCATTGaatattctttaatttctttgtgtAGTTATCCAGTACACAGATCATCATTGATTTATAAACGGGTAGGTTCTGACATCACCGATTCTATATTTTAATGGGCTCAcgttttctcaataaaaaatgtATGCAAATTTGAACTTTGATATTTGAGAACAGATTTTGAAAGTCATAGCATGCAAGTGGGGCTACTTGAATTCGATCAAACATTGAACAGTTAGAAGATGCCAAGAGAGTCTGTAACTCAATTACATTAATTAATCCATTTTTTAAGGAGAAATAGGgttcaaaaaaatcaaagattctGTAAAGAAAAGGAGTTTCTAGAAACTACCAGAACTTCAAAGAAActtggggagagagagaaaactctGATTGAAAGATTCTAATTGATTGATTATGAGAAAGatacaaaatacataaatatcTACTTGCTTTATATACACAAAACAGAGTAAGCAAAGAAGCGGGAAATTAGGAATTTCCCTAACTAACTTCTAACTAATTACACTGTGTAACAATCCAcctgtagagagggaaaattcctgacctatcacaagctgacacattATACTACCAAGTCTACAAAATACAGTCAATTACAAAGCGCCACGTactgctgctaggttttgctatcactactTAGAAACCAACATAAATTTACCAAGTGTCATTGAAATAGAGGCATAAATTCAAGCAAAAACTAATCACACATCAGCGCAAGTAAGCGATGACGTAGGCAATCtagcacgtgtaagcgatgacgtAGGCAGTCtagcacgtgtaagcgatgacgtAAGCAGCCCCGCACATGTAAGCAATGACATAATTAGTCTAGCTTGTGTAGGCGATGACATAAACAATCTAGCACATGTAAGCGATAACATAAGCGGACCAATCAGgttgtgacatgtgtcaccaatcagactCCATCACATGTCGCTCACCCACTCttaaactcctataaatagaaggcTTCCTAAGGCATTTCAACACACCAAGACACCTTGGGAGAGATCTTGGAACAAACAAACCAAGTCATCTAGAGCACAAGCAGCATCAGAGAAGATTCAGAAGCACTCAGAAGTACTGAAGCTTTGCTGGAATCAAGCCCTgaagccttcaagaacttcaagaacttcgaCCTCAAATGCAAGGAACATTCAAAGCAGAATCATCTAAACTACCTGCCTAGATCTCAAAGGTCAATGGAATCAAGATTAAAAGTCtccagtgtgtgtttgtgtacattggtacttgtgtaccttagatggccattaaaacaaagttttttaaactttgtattttttgtaacttagatgagcatctctatgcacaactaagcaagtgagttttgtggctcgtaTTTGTGATGAATAAGGTTAagtgatctcttgtacttaacactcgtatcactctttttgacgggaaggactagaaaatcctaagagaaaggcataattaatcatctcaccactattgtccgccaatcatgaaatgacatttgtatgctttggcatagcaaaagtggaatgtcaaaatgcttaacataactggatatttcttttctctctcttatatgcccatgcatggtttgcttaaaagaaaaatatgcaaagaaaataaaagcaaaaagaataaaaatgctttatatatgattgcaagcgtgtattctaagagatgtaggagttataggatgtacctcgaaggtgacagtccccatcaaacagttatgaatgtgtgtgagttaaagtgattttttcatatctcaaattt contains:
- the LOC126725601 gene encoding methyl jasmonate esterase 1-like, yielding MEMSKKYFMLISFFIMLSSLGIESTKEEPPRTGKHFMLIHGACLGAWSWYKLETLLKSSGHNVTALDLGASGINPLQSNDLQSSSDYFKPLRDFMEALPFHERVILVGHSYGGYAISQAMEYFPSKISVAVFATAYMPGPALNYSTLNQMRVSQQGPQLDNHFTYGQGPNNPPTTLIFGPLYSALDLFPLSPIEDLTLAALLLRPLRLFSDEDLSKQLMLSTKKYGSVKRVFIIAEKDKAIKRDFQLWMIERNPPNDVVEIKGSDHMVMMSKTIELWSHLQGIAEKYS